From a region of the Insulibacter thermoxylanivorax genome:
- a CDS encoding DNA-directed RNA polymerase subunit beta — protein MTQEQAKTKPTPRPAAKTEAKPQTSKAKVPKRKRGKTTLRVVKYAGIPLLFLICLYIGLYIGYVKLGKQPASEIWEWKTWRHIYDLIFTDID, from the coding sequence ATGACACAAGAACAAGCCAAAACCAAGCCAACACCGAGACCTGCAGCCAAGACTGAGGCCAAACCGCAAACCAGCAAAGCGAAAGTCCCCAAGCGCAAACGGGGGAAAACAACACTTCGAGTGGTGAAGTATGCAGGTATTCCGTTGTTATTCTTAATCTGCCTGTATATCGGTTTGTATATCGGGTACGTGAAGCTTGGCAAGCAGCCGGCATCGGAGATCTGGGAGTGGAAGACCTGGCGCCACATCTATGATCTCATATTTACCGATATCGATTGA
- a CDS encoding CDP-alcohol phosphatidyltransferase family protein: MNLPNWITLFRFVLIPVYAYLISQHMLYEALAVVIIAGLTDVLDGYIARKRQQITTIGIMLDPLADKLLMIAVIVSFLYLRFVPWEAALAIFIREIGMIIGAGIFHLRGYKTVPANVFGKLTTVLYYLVILLFFLQVDFAVPYLWCVIVLSYLTTIIYIFLQFRSIKELSESKRAS, from the coding sequence ATGAATTTGCCGAATTGGATTACGTTGTTTCGTTTTGTGCTCATACCTGTATACGCCTATCTCATCTCGCAGCATATGCTCTACGAGGCTCTAGCCGTAGTGATCATCGCCGGGTTAACGGATGTGCTGGACGGCTATATCGCCCGCAAACGCCAGCAGATCACGACGATCGGCATCATGTTGGATCCACTGGCTGATAAGTTGTTGATGATCGCGGTGATCGTATCCTTCCTCTACTTGCGCTTCGTTCCTTGGGAGGCCGCCCTGGCGATCTTCATCCGGGAGATCGGCATGATCATCGGGGCCGGGATCTTCCATTTGCGAGGATATAAGACGGTACCGGCGAATGTGTTTGGGAAATTGACCACGGTGTTGTATTATTTGGTGATTTTGCTTTTCTTCCTGCAGGTGGACTTCGCCGTTCCTTACTTATGGTGCGTCATCGTCTTATCTTATCTCACGACGATCATCTATATCTTCCTGCAATTCCGTTCGATCAAAGAGCTGAGTGAGAGTAAACGAGCATCCTAA
- the fabZ gene encoding 3-hydroxyacyl-ACP dehydratase FabZ translates to MLNASQIKEIIPHRYPFLLVDRIIELEPGKRAVGIKNVTINEPFFQGHFPEYPVMPGVLIAEALAQVGAVAMLSLDEYKGKIGFFAGIDQFRFREQVKPGDTLQLELEITRLKGMIAKAKGKATVDGRVAAEGELMFAIGDAKGE, encoded by the coding sequence ATGCTCAATGCCTCGCAGATTAAGGAGATCATCCCGCATCGCTACCCGTTCCTTCTGGTGGATCGCATCATCGAGCTTGAACCGGGGAAGCGGGCTGTCGGGATCAAGAATGTGACGATTAATGAACCGTTTTTTCAGGGGCATTTCCCTGAGTATCCGGTCATGCCGGGAGTCCTCATAGCCGAAGCATTGGCGCAAGTCGGCGCGGTGGCCATGCTGTCTTTGGATGAATACAAGGGCAAGATCGGCTTCTTCGCAGGCATCGATCAATTCCGTTTCCGGGAACAAGTGAAACCCGGGGATACCCTGCAACTTGAACTGGAGATCACGCGTCTTAAGGGCATGATCGCTAAAGCGAAGGGCAAAGCAACGGTCGATGGCCGTGTCGCCGCTGAAGGTGAGCTGATGTTTGCGATCGGCGATGCCAAAGGCGAGTGA